The Zygosaccharomyces rouxii strain CBS732 chromosome G complete sequence genome contains a region encoding:
- the YGP1 gene encoding Ygp1p (weakly similar to uniprot|P38616 Saccharomyces cerevisiae YNL160W YGP1 may be involved in cellular adaptations prior to stationary phase YGP1 encodes gp37 a glycoprotein synthesized in response to nutrient limitation which is homologous to the sporulation-specific SPS100 gene), with product MKLSVLATALAVCSAVLANPVNPAQDLLHKRVDSASAVGGSAATTADAAAGSASPVSGSMPATATTPAVVSGSGIASSISPSSTGGVGSNTTAPAAAAGSSNTTAPAAAAGSSNTTAPAAAAGSSNTTAPAAAAGSSNTTAPAAGGYSNTTAAAGSSNTTAPAAAAGSSNTTVPAAGYSNTTAAAGSSNTSSVPGKVVVFVTGGTVGLKNSSDVSIITLFNSSQALNITQLYSLAARVNATLGLATTQSVVIVSNEESLEPLGIFTSLLFNTDKPLVIAQNGAVGVPIAKQSSSSARGPLVIGDNKLIYPGVFAPSGDDSSSCAAVGIASDFTNATWFFEYSVPALVSPSSVVKQNYSNFTNYNITNTPVVPIIYDGDYSSQLISSLPSASGFVVVSSGSNSTLSTVRNSSSPIVFAEAGSSLRYVGKEDVPSGTIPAGYLSPIKAQILLSVAAANGVRDQQALSSLFP from the coding sequence ATGAAGTTATCAGTTTTAGCCACCGCTTTGGCAGTCTGCTCAGCAGTTCTTGCCAACCCTGTGAACCCAGCCCAAGATCTTTTGCACAAACGTGTCGATAGCGCCAGTGCCGTCGGCGGCTCTGCTGCTACTACTGCTGATGCTGCTGCCGGTAGTGCCAGCCCCGTAAGCGGTTCTATGCCTGCTACTGCTACCACCCCTGCAGTTGTTAGTGGTAGTGGCATCGCAAGCTCCATCTCACCATCCTCTACTGGCGGTGTTGGTAGTAATACAACTGCTCCAGCTGCCGCAGCCGGTTCTTCCAACACTACTGCTCCAGCTGCCGCAGCCGGTTCTTCCAACACTACTGCTCCAGCTGCCGCAGCCGGTTCTTCCAACACTACTGCTCCAGCTGCCGCAGCCGGTTCTTCCAACACTACTGCTCCAGCCGCTGGTGGTTACTCAAACACCACTGCCGCAGCCGGTTCATCCAACACTACTGCCCCAGCCGCTGCAGCTGGTTCTTCCAACACTACTGTCCCAGCCGCTGGTTACTCTAACACCACCGCTGCGGCAGGTTCTTCCAACACCTCGAGCGTCCCAGGTAAAGTCGTTGTTTTTGTTACTGGTGGTACTGTCGGTTTGAAAAACTCTAGTGATGTTAGCATCATAACCCTATTCAACTCTTCTCAAGCTCTGAACATTACCCAGCTATATTCTTTGGCTGCTCGGGTCAATGCTACTTTGGGTCTCGCAACTACTCAAAGCGTGGTTATTGTTTCTAACGAAGAATCTCTAGAGCCACTAGGTATCTTCACCTCCTTACTGTTCAATACCGACAAGCCTCTAGTCATTGCTCAAAATGGTGCAGTCGGTGTCCCTATCGCTAAgcaatcttcttcttctgctcGTGGTCCTTTGGTCATTGGTGACAACAAGTTGATTTACCCAGGTGTATTTGCTCCATCTGGTGATGATTCCTCTTCTTGCGCTGCTGTAGGTATTGCTTCTGATTTCACCAACGCAACTTGGTTCTTTGAATACTCTGTTCCAGCATTAGTTAGTCCAAGTTCTGTTGTCAAGCAAAACTACTCTAACTTCACCAACTACAATATTACCAATACCCCTGTGGTTCCAATCATCTACGATGGAGATTACTCTAGccaattgatctcttcTTTGCCATCAGCCTCTGGTTTCGTCGTTGTTAGCTCTGGTTCTAACTCTACTTTATCCACCGTTCGTAACAGTTCCTCTCCAATCGTTTTCGCTGAAGCTGGCTCAAGCTTGCGCTACGTCGGAAAGGAAGACGTTCCATCAGGAACCATCCCAGCTGGTTATTTGTCTCCAATTAAGGCTCAGATCTTGTTGTCAGTTGCTGCTGCTAACGGCGTGAGGGACCAACAAGCCTTGAGTTCTCTGTTCCCATGA
- the MEP2 gene encoding ammonium permease MEP2 (similar to uniprot|P41948 Saccharomyces cerevisiae YNL142W MEP2 Ammonium permease involved in regulation of pseudohyphal growth belongs to a ubiquitous family of cytoplasmic membrane proteins that transport only ammonium (NH4) expression is under the nitrogen catabolite repression regulation): MSMNFTGTPTGTGTGGNSLTTDLNQQFDLANMAWVGVAAAGVWIMVPGVGLLYSGMSRKKHALSLLWASMMTVSLVIFYWFFWGYSLAFSHTTRGNGFLGTLKFFGFKNVLGAPASVDSLPDILFAVYQGMFAAVTGALMLGGACERARLLPMMIFLFLWMTIVYSPLACWTWNAEGWLATLGSLDYAGGGPVHISSGHGALIYALILGKRNDPVAKPGMPKYKPHSVTSIVLGTVFLWFGWQFFNPGSAGNATIRAWYSAMNTNLAAAAGGLTWMFIDFFRFGGKWTTVGLCSGIISGLVGITPAAGFVPIWSSFIIGVVSGAGCNLATDLKNFLHIDDGLDVWALHGVGGSIGCVFTGIFAADYVNSTAGSYTAPIAGGWINHHWKQVGYQLAAMCSVIAWTVTCTAILLFSMNLVPFLRLRLKPEEEELGTDEAQIGEFTYHEDTLYIPEPVRSKNSVAPPMENIDDKIAQTVEEGGNSSTAESGVESGQPQNEK; the protein is encoded by the coding sequence ATGAGTATGAATTTTACAGGTACTCCCACTGGTACTGGTACCGGTGGGAATTCGTTGACTACAGATTTGAATCAACAATTCGACTTGGCCAATATGGCTTGGGTTGGTGTAGCCGCAGCCGGTGTTTGGATTATGGTTCCCGGTGTTGGTTTACTGTACTCCGGTATGTCTCGTAAAAAGCACGCTCTTTCGTTACTATGGGCGTCAATGATGACCGTTTCTCTAGTCATATTTTACTGGTTTTTCTGGGGTTATTCCTTAGCCTTTTCCCATACTACTAGAGGTAATGGATTTTTGGGtactttgaaattctttggGTTTAAGAATGTACTCGGAGCTCCAGCTTCTGTGGACTCGCTGCCAGATATTTTGTTCGCAGTATACCAAGGTATGTTTGCAGCCGTTACCGGTGCCTTGATGCTGGGTGGTGCTTGTGAAAGGGCACGTTTGTTACCAATGATGATCTTCCTATTCCTGTGGATGACTATTGTCTATTCTCCACTTGCATGTTGGACTTGGAATGCTGAAGGTTGGTTAGCTACTCTAGGGTCCCTGGATTATGCAGGTGGTGGCCCAGTGCACATCTCATCAGGCCATGGTGCTCTTATCTATGCTTTGATTCTGGGGAAGCGTAACGATCCAGTTGCTAAGCCCGGGATGCCCAAGTACAAACCACACTCTGTTACTTCCATAGTTTTGGGGACAGTTTTCCTATGGTTTGGCTGGCAATTCTTTAACCCAGGTTCCGCTGGTAATGCCACCATCAGAGCTTGGTACTCTGCTATGAACACCAATTTGGCAGCTGCCGCCGGTGGTCTCACATGGATGTTTATCGATTTTTTCAGATTCGGAGGTAAATGGACCACTGTCGGCCTATGTTCCGGTATTATTTCCGGTCTTGTTGGTATTACTCCAGCGGCAGGGTTTGTCCCCATTTGGTCGTCATTTATCATTGGTGTCGTATCCGGTGCCGGTTGTAACCTCGCTACtgatttaaagaatttcttgCACATCGATGATGGGTTAGATGTTTGGGCATTACATGGTGTTGGTGGCAGCATTGGTTGTGTATTTACAGGTATTTTCGCAGCAGACTACGTTAATTCCACCGCTGGTAGTTATACTGCGCCAATTGCCGGTGGTTGGATAAATCACCACTGGAAACAAGTTGGCTACCAGTTAGCAGCTATGTGTTCAGTTATCGCATGGACCGTCACCTGTACAGCTATTCTCTTATTTTCCATGAACCTGGTACCATTTTTGAGACTAAGATTGAAACcagaagaggaagagtTGGGAACGGATGAAGCtcaaattggtgaatttaCCTATCACGAAGATACCCTATACATTCCAGAACCCGTGCGTTCCAAGAACTCTGTTGCTCCACCAATGGAGAACATTGATGACAAAATTGCCCAAACTGTGGAGGAAGGAGGAAACTCATCCACTGCAGAATCCGGTGTTGAGTCTGGCCAACCCCAGAAcgaaaaataa
- a CDS encoding uncharacterized protein (similar to uniprot|P38841 Saccharomyces cerevisiae YHR138C Homologous to PBI2): MKLSAIIGFISAVHAATTSYIITIEQTDVPSSFLDSLKEKVHDVGGYVTHEFSLIKGFTAELDDTEVSKLQGQIKQAELKSGYSVHIEKDSEVHTFARHEH; the protein is encoded by the coding sequence ATGAAGTTATCAGCTATTATTGGTTTTATCTCAGCTGTACATGCTGCTACAACTTCATATATCATTACAATAGAACAAACTGATGTTCCTTCTAGCTTTTTAGATTCTCTCAAGGAAAAGGTTCATGATGTTGGTGGGTACGTAACCCATGAATTCTCCCTAATCAAAGGATTCACTGCAGAACTAGACGATACAGAAGTTTCTAAACTACAGGGTCAAATCAAGCAAGCAGAACTAAAATCTGGCTATTCTGTTCacattgaaaaagattctGAAGTTCATACTTTTGCAAGACATGAACATTAG
- the GIM3 gene encoding tubulin-binding prefolding complex subunit GIM3 (highly similar to uniprot|P53900 Saccharomyces cerevisiae YNL153C GIM3 Subunit of the heterohexameric cochaperone prefoldin complex which binds specifically to cytosolic chaperonin and transfers target proteins to it) — MELLPEGQKNNTNVTFEDQQKINQFSKLIMRKDAIEQELNIQRQEKEYSDDVSLELELIDEDEPVQYKVGVIFLHLKQKEAVEQLEKDMESTQGRIDELESEQDGLDAQLKELKSILYAKFGDNINLER, encoded by the coding sequence ATGGAATTACTACCTGAAGGTCAAAAGAATAATACAAATGTTACCTTTGAAGATCAACAGAAGATTAACCAATTTTCCAAGCTTATAATGAGGAAAGATGCTATAGAACAAGAGTTGAACATACAACGACAGGAAAAGGAATATTCTGATGACGTTTCACTAGAACTTGAACTaatcgatgaagatgaaccGGTGCAGTACAAAGTTGGTGTGATTTTCCTACATTTGAAACAAAAAGAAGCTGTCGAGCAATTAGAGAAAGATATGGAATCTACACAGGGTAGAatcgatgaattggaaagcGAACAAGACGGTTTAGATGCTCAACTAAAAGAACTGAAAAGCATTCTTTATGCCAAATTTGGTGACAACATCAATTTAGAACGTTGA
- the ARO9 gene encoding aromatic-amino-acid:2-oxoglutarate transaminase (similar to uniprot|P38840 Saccharomyces cerevisiae YHR137W ARO9 Aromatic aminotransferase catalyzes the first step of tryptophan phenylalanine and tyrosine catabolism), which yields MTQFDFGTLKSRYTSFLSRRDAAKELVKFWDNPPGPGVIELAGGMPNAGFFPIDSIDLHVVSHPFEKNHGKNGLKVHMDKQEPKDMPLSMSLQYTNTEGMGPLVSFAKKMIERINPPAYGGWNVCMANGSSDAMYKVFEVLCDEDSTVMLEEFTFSPVISNIKLQGASVVPVKMQLSADPEQQGIDVDRLADLLDNWSVGPYKHLNKPKALYTVATGQNPTGMTLSPTKRRRIYEIAQKHDFLIVEDDPYGYLFFPPYNPKEPMNNAYWDDKSLTVQKYVDDYLVKSFLTIDTDARVIRLETFSKLYAPGLRLSFVVANEFLIERIFNMSEVTTRAPSGVSQALVYGVVKEMGKKYSSESEPSLDSMVTGWMEWPMKVAGYYTHRRNVAFKALYETEGYSKGLYQVMEPSAGMFIDLKPCWPQNELSRPDHYDLIIEKMDKLNQTLLKTGVQVVLGYRMAVDVKASKDTCDFVRITIAYANDDQQIVEACHRIGKGFEAYFSHI from the coding sequence ATGACACAATTTGATTTTGGGACTTTGAAGAGTAGATACacctcttttctttctagAAGAGATGCTGCCAAGgaattggtaaaattttggGATAATCCACCTGGACCTGGAGTCATTGAATTAGCTGGTGGTATGCCCAATGCTGGgttttttccaattgacTCAATTGATTTACATGTTGTGAGTCACCCATTCGAGAAGAATCATGGTAAGAACGGATTAAAGGTCCATATGGATAAGCAGGAACCTAAAGACATGCCACTATCAATGTCATTACAATATACAAACACTGAGGGCATGGGCCCGCTAGTGTCTTTTGCCAAAAAAATGATTGAACGTATCAATCCTCCGGCTTATGGAGGTTGGAACGTATGCATGGCAAACGGATCTAGTGACGCCATGTACAAAGTATTTGAAGTTTTAtgtgatgaagatagtACCGTTATGCTGGAAGAATTCACATTTTCACCGGTGATCTCTAATATCAAACTACAAGGCGCCAGTGTTGTTCCTGTTAAGATGCAGTTATCAGCAGATCCTGAACAGCAAGGTATTGATGTGGATCGGTTGGCTGATTTGCTAGACAATTGGTCAGTTGGTCCTTACAAGCATTTAAACAAACCCAAGGCATTGTATACTGTGGCCACAGGTCAAAATCCAACCGGTATGACATTGTCACCTACCAAGAGAAGACGTATCTATGAAATTGCTCAAAAGCACGATTTCCTAATAGTGGAGGATGACCCATACGGATACTTATTCTTCCCACCATATAACCCTAAGGAACCAATGAATAACGCTTACTGGGATGATAAGTCGTTGACTGTTCAAAAATATGTTGATGACTATTTGGTCAAGAGTTTTTTGACAATTGATACAGATGCAAGAGTGATTAGATTAGAGACTTTCTCCAAATTGTATGCGCCAGGTTTAAGATTAAGCTTTGTGGTTGCTAATGAATTTCTAATAGAACGTATTTTCAACATGAGTGAGGTTACCACCAGAGCCCCTAGTGGTGTATCTCAAGCACTGGTTTATGGGGTGGTTAAAGAGATGGGTAAAAAGTACAGTTCTGAATCCGAGCCATCGCTGGATTCTATGGTCACCGGATGGATGGAATGGCCGATGAAGGTTGCCGGCTATTATACGCATCGTCGTAACGTTGCATTTAAGGCATTGTATGAAACTGAAGGTTACAGCAAGGGCCTTTACCAGGTTATGGAACCATCGGCAGGTATGTTTATCGATTTAAAGCCATGTTGGCCTCAAAATGAATTGTCTAGACCTGACCATTATGACCTcatcattgaaaagatggatAAATTAAACCAAACACTGCTGAAGACTGGCGTTCAAGTGGTGCTTGGTTATAGAATGGCAGTCGACGTGAAAGCCTCCAAGGATACTTGCGATTTTGTGAGAATCACCATTGCCTATGCTAATGATGATCAGCAAATCGTGGAAGCGTGCCACAGAATTGGTAAGGGCTTCGAAGCATACTTTTCGCATATATGA
- a CDS encoding uncharacterized protein (no similarity), with product MSALEDDLLFQFSPQVPGISYREASSGSQCMPYTVPTMTADALKVPPPRIPQPSEVRDQRQFKLHELIEQRKKLEEMTNKYWLRDGEISESMFESSSDEEDA from the coding sequence ATGAGCGCCCTTGAAGACGATCTTCTGTTCCAGTTTTCCCCACAGGTACCTGGCATTTCATACAGGGAGGCAAGCAGCGGTAGTCAATGTATGCCTTACACAGTCCCCACAATGACAGCCGATGCTCTCAAGGttccaccaccaagaaTCCCACAACCTAGCGAGGTTCGTGATCAAAGGCAATTTAAACTTCACGAATTAATAGAACAACGGAAAAAACTAGAGGAAATGACAAATAAGTACTGGCTCAGAGACGGTGAAATTAGTGAAAGTATGTTTGAAAGTTCAAGTGACGAAGAAGACGCCTAG
- the AAH1 gene encoding adenine deaminase (highly similar to uniprot|P53909 Saccharomyces cerevisiae YNL141W AAH1 Adenine deaminase (adenine aminohydrolase) involved in purine salvage and nitrogen catabolism) translates to MVSQDFLKELPKCEHHLHLEGTLEPDLLFPLAKRNGITLPQEFPQTVAELETRYGQFKDLQDFLDYYYIGTSVLIDEQDFHDLAWAYFQKVHSQGLVHAEVFYDPQSHTTRGIPIEVVTRGFETACQRAERELGITSKLIMCLLRHMDPQECLQTIEDANKLISNGTIHGIGLDSAERPFPPELFVECYEKARSINPEIQLTAHAGEEGPAKYVSNSLDLLQVSRIDHGVNSVHDEELMQRLAQEKIMLTVCPLSNVKLQVVSRVSQIPLQKLLDANVPFSLNSDDPAYFGGYILDNYYKVAEEFPHWDHKVWSTICRNSIEGSWCDAKRKNELLSRLDQVVAKYYPLN, encoded by the coding sequence ATGGTTTCGCAAGactttttgaaagaactgCCCAAATGTGAGCATCATTTGCATCTAGAAGGTACTCTAGAACCCGACCTTCTTTTCCCGCTAGCTAAACGTAACGGTATAACCTTGCCACAAGAATTCCCACAGACCGTAGCTGAATTAGAGACTAGATACGGTCAGTTCAAAGATCTACAAGACTTCTTGGACTACTACTATATTGGTACTAGCGTTCTTATCGACGAACAAGATTTCCACGACTTAGCATGGGCATATTTCCAAAAAGTCCATTCGCAGGGTTTAGTTCATGCCGAAGTGTTTTACGATCCTCAATCTCACACCACCAGAGGTATACCAATTGAAGTTGTTACTCGAGGATTTGAAACTGCATGCCAAAGAGCTGAGAGGGAATTGGGTATTACTTCAAAGTTGATCATGTGCCTTCTCAGACACATGGACCCTCAAGAATGTCTGCAGACCATAGAGGATGCTAACAAATTGATCTCAAATGGTACCATTCACGGTATTGGATTAGATTCTGCCGAAAGGCCTTTCCCACCCGAATTGTTTGTTGAGTGTTATGAGAAGGCAAGATCAATTAATCCAGAAATACAACTTACCGCACACGCCGGTGAAGAAGGACCTGCTAAATACGTTAGCAACTCTTTGGATCTTTTGCAAGTGTCCAGAATCGACCATGGTGTTAATAGTGTTCACGACGAAGAGTTGATGCAAAGATTGGcacaagaaaaaattatgcTTACCGTGTGTCCGTTATCCAACGTTAAATTACAGGTAGTTTCCCGTGTAAGTCAAATTCCGCTGCAGAAATTATTGGATGCTAATgtaccattttcattaaattctGACGATCCTGCGTATTTTGGTGGCTACATATTAGACAACTACTATAAAGTTGCTGAAGAATTCCCTCATTGGGACCACAAGGTTTGGTCAACAATTTGTCGTAATTCCATCGAGGGTTCTTGGTGTGATGCAAAGAGGAAGAATGAATTGTTGAGCAGATTAGATCAAGTCGTTGCTAAATACTACCCTTTGAACTAG
- a CDS encoding casein kinase I homolog (similar to uniprot|P23292 Saccharomyces cerevisiae YNL154C YCK2 membrane-bound casein kinase I homolog): MTTAANTAMAVNHLTNTGNLNRMSNVNSAANINMVNGIGGSNSNHAAGLNATGAAGGGTGGLATNGTTAVAGGGTNSSARDDSTIVGLHYKIGKKIGEGSFGVLFEGTNMINGVPVAIKFEPRKTEAPQLKDEYRTYKILAGTLGIPQAYYFGQEGLHNILVIDLLGPSLEDLFDWCGRRFSVKTVVQVAVQMVTLIEDLHARDLIYRDIKPDNFLVGRPQQPDENKVHLIDFGMAKQYRDPKTKQHIPYREKKSLSGTARYMSINTHLGREQSRRDDMEAMGHVFFYFLRGQLPWQGLKAPNNKQKYEKIGEKKRTTNVYDLSQGLPIQFGRYLELVRNLSFEETPDYEGYRRLLLSVLDDLGQTADGEYDWMRLNGGRGWDLAINKKPNLHGYGHPNPPNEKARRHRSKMAGAGVHHQMMQSPHNQQQVLQQAPIPTAQAAPLPQVNMANLNANDDPLARNSAAMNNQFAQAKLDPTSYEAYQQQTQKKYAQQLQYQQQQQQTAAVPAQSNNQARFQPSKGANGFGSSGGVPPQATNKYNYQKQPKAIPQQHSGASGRQQKNLDNASFDTGKGFFSKFGCC; this comes from the coding sequence ATGACAACTGCGGCCAACACTGCAATGGCAGTTAATCATTTGACAAATACTGGAAATCTAAACAGGATGTCCAACGTTAATTCAGCTGCCAATATCAATATGGTTAATGGTATTGGTGGTTCTAATAGTAACCATGCAGCAGGTTTAAATGCGACAGGAGCTGCGGGAGGAGGAACAGGTGGTTTAGCGACGAATGGAACCACGGCAGTAGCAGGAGGAGGAACTAATTCATCGGCAAGGGATGATTCTACGATTGTGGGGTTACACTATAAGATTGGGAAAAAGATAGGAGAAGGTTCATTCGGTGTTCTTTTTGAAGGTACCAATATGATTAACGGTGTTCCCGTGGCGATTAAATTTGAACCAAGAAAGACGGAAGCACCACAACTAAAGGATGAATACAGAACGTATAAGATTTTAGCGGGCACGTTAGGTATTCCACAAGCTTATTATTTTGGTCAAGAGGGATTGCATAACATTTTAGTCATTGATTTATTAGGTCCATCGCTGGAAGATCTTTTTGATTGGTGCGGGCGTAGGTTTTCAGTGAAGACTGTGGTACAAGTAGCAGTTCAAATGGTTACGCTAATCGAAGACTTACATGCACGCGATTTGATTTATCGTGATATCAAACCAGATAACTTCTTAGTTGGTAGACCTCAGCAACCCGATGAAAATAAGGTGCATTTAATCGATTTCGGTATGGCTAAACAGTATAGAGATCCGAAGACAAAGCAACATATTCCATATCGTGAGAAAAAATCGTTGAGTGGTACAGCTAGATATATGTCTATTAATACGCATTTGGGTAGAGAACAATCCAGAAGAGATGATATGGAAGCTATGGGCCATGTGTTCTTCTATTTCCTAAGAGGTCAATTACCATGGCAAGGTTTGAAGGCACCAAATAATAAACAAAAATAcgaaaaaattggtgaaaaaaagagaacaaCGAATGTTTACGATTTATCACAAGGTTTGCCAATACAGTTCGGACGTTATTTGGAACTCGTAAGGAATTTatcatttgaagaaactcCAGATTATGAAGGTTATCGTAGGTTACTATTATCAGTATTAGATGACCTGGGACAAACAGCAGATGGTGAATACGATTGGATGAGATTGAATGGCGGTAGAGGTTGGGATTTGGCTATAAATAAAAAACCAAATCTTCACGGTTATGGTCATCCAAACCcaccaaatgaaaaagCTCGTAGACATAGGTCGAAGATGGCTGGCGCTGGCGTTCATCACCAGATGATGCAATCACCTCATAATCAACAACAAGTGTTACAGCAAGCTCCAATCCCCACAGCACAAGCGGCCCCATTGCCGCAGGTGAACATGGCAAACTTAAATGCAAATGATGACCCGTTAGCTCGTAACAGTGCTGCTATGAATAATCAATTTGCACAAGCAAAGTTAGATCCAACATCCTACGAGGCTTATCAACAACAAACTCAGAAGAAATATGCTCAGCAACTACAAtatcaacagcaacaacaacaaactGCTGCTGTTCCTGCTCAAAGTAATAATCAAGCAAGATTTCAACCTTCGAAAGGTGCCAATGGTTTTGGTTCATCAGGTGGCGTACCACCACAAGCAACGAATAAATATAACTACCAAAAGCAACCAAAAGCAATTCCACAACAACACAGTGGAGCTAGTGGTAgacaacaaaaaaatttggacaATGCTTCATTCGATACTGGTAAAGGTTTCTTCAGTAAATTTGGCTGTTGctga
- the CUZ1 gene encoding Cuz1p (similar to uniprot|P53899 Saccharomyces cerevisiae YNL155W Hypothetical ORF), whose product MQVEMTRETGMLDVGTHCSFCRQLDFLPFHCKLCNLDFCENHRTKESHHCQWLLDQEKNNHKVPSPPSRNNDEKFFKSLLPEKGYIRVQQQQQRSPHNPQSEPIKSRISQGTLDKLARFFKRSTVHKSTAKKSSSNKLVLLTQLKKTAVGDQRIPVSNRIYIWCYVVHDEERDKDAKRESFYVNKIWPIGRVLDAIAQQFGVPNRNDNFKTKQEDKLSLYKIDQGTGEMIQLDTSGRVANQISDLDTLYLIRGTEAPALRV is encoded by the coding sequence ATGCAAGTAGAGATGACCCGAGAAACTGGTATGCTAGATGTGGGGACTCACTGCTCTTTTTGCCGACAGTTAGATTTTCTACCGTTCCACTGTAAGCTTTGTAACTTAGATTTTTGTGAGAATCACAGGACAAAGGAATCCCATCACTGTCAGTGGCTGTTagatcaagagaaaaataATCACAAGGTCCCATCGCCGCCCTCAAGGAATAATGATGAGAAGTTCTTTAAGAGTCTTTTACCCGAGAAAGGTTACATAAGGGtccaacaacaacagcagcgCTCGCCACACAATCCACAATCGGAGCCTATCAAATCTCGTATCAGCCAAGGTACACTAGATAAACTGGCGAggttcttcaaaaggtCGACTGTTCACAAATCCACTGCAAAGAAGAGCTCTTCTAACAAATTGGTTCTACTTACACAGTTAAAGAAAACCGCTGTTGGAGACCAGAGAATCCCGGTGTCCAATAGAATATACATTTGGTGTTACGTGGTTCACGACGAAGAAAGGGATAAAGATGCCAAGAGGGAATCGTTTTACGTGAATAAAATATGGCCGATTGGTAGGGTTTTAGACGCCATTGCACAGCAATTTGGTGTTCCAAATCGTAACGATAATTTTAAGACGAAACAAGAGGATAAATTGTCCCTCTATAAGATAGATCAGGGTACAGGCGAAATGATACAGTTAGATACGTCTGGTCGCGTTGCTAATCAGATTAGTGATTTAGATACTTTATATTTGATTAGAGGAACTGAGGCGCCAGCTTTGCGAGTCTAG